A genomic region of Alicyclobacillus sp. SO9 contains the following coding sequences:
- the nuoK gene encoding NADH-quinone oxidoreductase subunit NuoK yields the protein MGGAGAIHIPTGSLLGLGAILFCIGLYGALSKRNLIMVLVSVELMLNAANINLVTFSRLGVSPNLDGQIFTLFTITVAAAEVAVGLALILAIFRLRRTTHVEDLDVERH from the coding sequence ATGGGGGGAGCCGGTGCAATTCATATCCCAACGGGATCGCTATTGGGACTTGGCGCAATTCTATTCTGTATAGGGCTCTACGGCGCTCTGTCCAAACGGAACCTCATTATGGTGCTCGTGTCGGTCGAGTTGATGCTGAATGCAGCAAACATCAATCTGGTCACTTTTTCACGACTAGGTGTCAGCCCCAATCTTGACGGCCAAATTTTTACGCTGTTCACAATAACAGTGGCCGCTGCCGAAGTTGCTGTTGGTCTGGCACTGATTCTGGCTATCTTCCGGCTGCGTAGGACGACTCACGTCGAGGACTTGGATGTGGAACGTCACTAA
- a CDS encoding NADH-quinone oxidoreductase subunit J has protein sequence MFWHGPMIAFFIISLGILACAVALLSVRKVIYMAVSIGGVFIGCSAIYLLLGASFVGIAQILIYAGAITILIMFAIMLTNHEAVEPPTKWTARNVASALFSFLLGVTLLLVIRSQSWPQGNPNVNINGGKGISNTMAIGQTMFTHYVIPFELVSLLLIVALVGAVVLAQSRKEEE, from the coding sequence ATGTTTTGGCACGGACCGATGATTGCGTTTTTCATTATTTCCCTAGGAATTTTGGCTTGCGCTGTAGCATTGCTTTCAGTTCGTAAAGTCATCTATATGGCGGTTTCCATCGGTGGTGTGTTCATTGGCTGCTCTGCCATCTATTTGTTGCTTGGTGCTTCCTTTGTAGGCATTGCGCAAATTCTGATTTACGCAGGGGCTATAACCATCCTGATAATGTTTGCTATTATGCTCACCAATCATGAAGCGGTTGAGCCGCCGACGAAATGGACAGCCAGGAATGTGGCCAGCGCACTGTTCAGCTTTCTGCTCGGTGTCACGCTGTTGCTGGTCATCCGGTCCCAGTCATGGCCGCAGGGGAATCCCAATGTGAATATTAACGGCGGGAAAGGCATTTCCAACACCATGGCAATTGGCCAAACCATGTTCACGCACTACGTGATTCCTTTCGAACTGGTCTCGCTGCTTCTGATTGTCGCATTGGTTGGAGCCGTCGTTCTGGCGCAAAGCCGAAAGGAGGAAGAGTGA
- a CDS encoding NADH-quinone oxidoreductase subunit I: MFGFLKGLGVTLSQLPKKKVTLQYPEVKPEWPERFRGVHRFIPELCIVCNQCARICPTDCISLSGTRGDDKKMRIDTYDINFDICILCSLCTDVCPTESVLMSDTFELATYDRDDLYLNMHWLYDNELSYERNHPDRFETKPEPEKAGDA, encoded by the coding sequence ATGTTTGGGTTTTTGAAGGGCCTCGGTGTTACTCTCAGCCAACTGCCAAAGAAGAAGGTCACCCTGCAGTATCCGGAAGTAAAGCCGGAGTGGCCAGAACGGTTTCGCGGTGTACACCGCTTCATTCCGGAGTTGTGTATTGTTTGTAACCAGTGTGCTCGCATTTGTCCCACCGACTGTATCTCACTGTCAGGGACTCGCGGTGACGACAAAAAGATGCGCATTGATACCTACGATATCAACTTCGATATCTGTATTCTTTGCAGCCTCTGTACGGATGTCTGTCCGACTGAATCTGTCTTGATGTCGGATACTTTTGAACTGGCAACCTATGACAGAGACGACTTGTACTTGAACATGCACTGGCTGTATGATAACGAACTTTCCTACGAGCGTAACCACCCGGATCGGTTTGAAACAAAACCAGAACCGGAGAAAGCAGGTGACGCCTAA
- the nuoH gene encoding NADH-quinone oxidoreductase subunit NuoH, giving the protein MWSWSTHPLQWSSAIAMIIGAVLVLLLSLGVVAYSIYGQRKFIGWIQGRIGPNRVGPWGLFQSFADILKLLIKEDIIPDKADRFLFLLAPILAYVPAFMVLAIIPFSRHHVFTADLSIGVLYYIALSAITIHGVMLGGWASNNKYALIGGMRSAAQMISYEIPLGMSIVGVILMSGSLNLNDIIMGQAKGWWYVVPQFLGFCIFMVASTAELNRTPFDLPEAESELVAGYHVEYSGFRFAFFMLTEYTYLFAMAGLATTLFLGGWSGPWLPGWLWFAIKAMAYILFQFWVQATMPRIRADQLMSFSWKILLPLSLINLVLTAVIKQFFF; this is encoded by the coding sequence ATGTGGTCATGGAGTACCCATCCATTACAGTGGAGTTCGGCAATCGCAATGATTATTGGCGCCGTTCTTGTGCTGCTTCTGTCCCTTGGCGTCGTCGCCTATTCAATTTACGGACAGAGAAAGTTTATTGGCTGGATTCAGGGACGCATTGGTCCCAACCGGGTCGGTCCGTGGGGACTATTCCAATCGTTTGCAGACATACTCAAATTGCTCATCAAAGAGGATATTATTCCCGACAAAGCTGACCGATTCCTGTTCCTGCTTGCACCAATTCTTGCGTACGTACCTGCTTTTATGGTGTTGGCAATTATCCCGTTTTCACGACACCATGTCTTTACGGCCGACCTTAGCATCGGCGTTCTCTACTACATCGCTCTGTCCGCCATCACCATTCATGGGGTTATGCTCGGCGGCTGGGCGTCCAACAATAAATACGCGCTCATCGGTGGCATGCGTTCCGCAGCACAGATGATTAGTTACGAAATTCCGTTAGGCATGTCTATTGTTGGCGTCATTCTGATGTCGGGTTCGCTGAATCTGAACGACATCATTATGGGTCAGGCAAAAGGCTGGTGGTATGTTGTTCCGCAGTTCCTCGGCTTCTGTATTTTCATGGTTGCGTCTACTGCTGAACTGAACCGTACGCCTTTCGACTTGCCTGAAGCAGAATCAGAGTTGGTAGCCGGTTACCATGTTGAATACAGTGGATTCCGGTTTGCGTTCTTCATGCTTACAGAGTATACCTATTTGTTTGCAATGGCCGGATTGGCCACTACACTGTTCCTCGGCGGCTGGAGCGGACCCTGGCTTCCGGGTTGGCTGTGGTTTGCGATTAAGGCAATGGCGTACATCTTGTTCCAGTTCTGGGTGCAAGCAACGATGCCGCGTATCCGAGCCGATCAACTCATGAGCTTTAGTTGGAAGATTTTGCTGCCTCTGTCTCTCATAAACTTGGTTCTTACAGCCGTGATTAAACAGTTCTTTTTCTGA
- a CDS encoding NADH-quinone oxidoreductase subunit D, with protein sequence MALIDEGNTLREEEMLLNVGPQHPSTHGVFRLVVKLNGEEIVDADPVVGYLHRGTEKLAEDLQYTQIIPYTDRLDYLAAMLNNYSLCRTVEEAMEVEIPERAEYIRIIVMELQRIASHLLFVGAYLLDLGAMSPFLYVFQERERIVQLFNEISGARLTYNYVRVGGVRQDAPPGWIDEVREFVPFMREKLKMYDDLITGNEIFLNRTRGIGVYDTDTALAYSLSGINLRCTGLKWDLRRNKPYSIYDRFDFEIPVGKNGDCFDRYYLHMLEMHQSLRIVEQAVAQIPESGPTLGKVPKMIRVPKGEYYTGIEGAKGELGFYIVSEGKDKPYRLKIRKPSFVNLQILRKLLQGQSMSNVIAILGAIDIVLGEVDA encoded by the coding sequence ATGGCTCTAATTGATGAAGGAAACACCCTTCGCGAAGAAGAGATGCTGCTTAACGTCGGTCCACAGCACCCGAGTACGCACGGTGTATTTCGGCTGGTTGTGAAGTTAAACGGTGAAGAAATTGTGGACGCCGATCCCGTTGTCGGCTACCTCCACAGAGGCACCGAAAAGCTTGCTGAGGATCTGCAGTATACGCAGATTATCCCCTACACGGACAGACTCGACTACCTGGCGGCAATGTTAAACAACTATTCTCTCTGCCGTACGGTTGAGGAAGCCATGGAAGTGGAGATTCCGGAGCGTGCTGAATACATCCGGATTATTGTCATGGAATTGCAGCGCATTGCGTCCCATCTCTTGTTCGTCGGTGCATATTTGTTGGATTTGGGCGCCATGAGTCCATTCCTGTATGTGTTTCAGGAACGTGAACGCATTGTTCAGTTATTCAATGAGATTTCTGGAGCGCGCCTTACGTACAACTACGTTCGAGTCGGCGGAGTCCGTCAGGACGCACCTCCAGGATGGATTGACGAGGTTCGGGAATTCGTGCCGTTCATGCGTGAAAAGCTGAAGATGTACGACGATCTCATTACTGGCAATGAAATCTTCCTAAACCGGACGCGGGGTATCGGTGTTTACGACACAGATACCGCTCTTGCTTACAGTCTCAGCGGTATCAACCTGCGTTGTACCGGACTAAAATGGGACTTGCGTCGAAATAAGCCTTACAGCATTTACGACCGCTTTGATTTTGAGATTCCAGTTGGCAAGAATGGTGACTGCTTCGACAGGTACTACTTGCACATGCTTGAGATGCACCAGTCCCTGCGGATTGTGGAACAGGCTGTCGCGCAGATTCCGGAATCGGGTCCAACCCTTGGAAAAGTTCCGAAGATGATTCGTGTTCCCAAGGGTGAATACTACACCGGCATCGAAGGCGCGAAAGGTGAGTTGGGCTTCTACATTGTCTCTGAAGGAAAAGACAAACCTTATCGCTTGAAAATCAGAAAGCCATCCTTTGTTAATCTACAAATTCTGCGGAAGTTGTTGCAGGGGCAGAGCATGTCCAACGTCATTGCAATTCTCGGCGCCATTGACATTGTTCTTGGGGAGGTCGATGCCTAA